The Dethiosulfovibrio peptidovorans DSM 11002 genome has a window encoding:
- a CDS encoding V-type ATP synthase subunit A: MRRESTIWGIAGPVIRAGVDFPVSMYEVVHVGRQRLLGEVVRIQKGTVDIQVYENADGIAVGDPLFFSGNLLSVELAPGLLGSVFDGIGRPLKVLGKEGPFLERGRSIPTVDRSKLWHFIPLLKVGDRVESGDVVGTVEECEAVEHHIMAPPDFRSSKILSILEEGDYTVDTVLATCDGGDISMSQRWDVRRSRPVGKRLNLDRPLITGQRVLDTLFPLALGGAAVLPGGFGTGKTVTQQSIAKWCNADVIIYIGCGERGNEMTEVLEEFPELKDPYRDAPLMDRMILIANTSNMPVAAREASVYLGITMAEYYRDMGLNVAIMADSTSRWAEALREIGGRLEEMPGEEGYPAYLGTRLAEYYERSGRSVLLGSPEREGSITVINAVSPAGGDFSEPVTQASLRLSGVFWALDKALAQQRHFPSIQWNQSYSLYEQEMERFYREEVSDLWYELKAFLRGRLALERELRNLVQLVGRDGLSDKDKWILSFVDILKSVYLQQNAFDDVDASSSLKKQFFLLSNLKRLDDMVVGALSSGARLEAISDFPMVRDLLDLRGQDEVSMDRNFSSWISKLEEKLKASVVEVEDETL, from the coding sequence ATGAGAAGAGAATCCACTATATGGGGTATCGCAGGACCGGTCATAAGGGCTGGCGTCGATTTTCCTGTATCGATGTACGAGGTCGTTCATGTCGGTCGTCAACGTCTATTGGGAGAGGTTGTTAGGATACAAAAGGGCACGGTTGACATTCAGGTCTATGAAAATGCCGACGGGATCGCGGTGGGCGATCCTCTTTTCTTCTCTGGCAATCTTCTTTCGGTAGAGCTGGCTCCCGGACTTCTGGGTTCGGTCTTCGACGGTATCGGACGTCCCCTGAAGGTGCTGGGTAAAGAAGGCCCCTTTTTGGAGAGAGGAAGATCTATTCCTACGGTCGACAGGTCGAAGCTCTGGCATTTTATCCCCCTCCTCAAGGTCGGAGATCGGGTGGAATCGGGGGATGTCGTCGGGACGGTGGAGGAATGCGAGGCCGTAGAACACCACATAATGGCTCCCCCCGATTTTCGATCTTCCAAGATACTCTCGATCTTAGAGGAGGGCGACTATACCGTAGATACCGTCCTGGCGACCTGTGACGGAGGAGATATATCCATGTCCCAGAGATGGGATGTGAGGAGATCTCGTCCGGTAGGGAAGCGTCTGAACCTGGATAGGCCACTGATAACCGGTCAAAGGGTTTTGGACACCCTGTTCCCCCTCGCTCTAGGCGGAGCCGCTGTCTTGCCCGGTGGATTCGGCACGGGAAAGACGGTTACCCAGCAGTCGATAGCAAAGTGGTGCAACGCCGACGTAATAATATACATAGGATGCGGCGAGAGAGGCAATGAGATGACGGAGGTCCTTGAGGAATTTCCGGAGCTAAAGGACCCCTATAGGGACGCTCCCCTGATGGACAGGATGATCTTGATCGCCAATACCTCCAATATGCCAGTTGCGGCCAGGGAGGCCAGCGTCTATCTCGGCATAACCATGGCCGAGTACTACAGGGATATGGGGTTGAACGTGGCTATAATGGCCGATTCCACCTCGCGTTGGGCCGAGGCCCTCAGGGAGATCGGAGGTCGACTGGAGGAGATGCCCGGAGAGGAAGGATATCCCGCCTATCTGGGAACCCGGCTGGCCGAATATTACGAGAGGTCCGGTCGATCGGTGCTTCTGGGATCTCCGGAGAGAGAGGGGTCCATAACGGTTATCAACGCTGTCTCTCCCGCAGGCGGAGACTTCTCCGAACCGGTCACCCAGGCCAGTTTGAGGCTCTCAGGGGTCTTCTGGGCCTTGGATAAGGCTCTGGCTCAGCAGAGGCATTTCCCCTCCATTCAATGGAATCAAAGCTACAGTCTTTACGAACAGGAGATGGAGCGGTTCTATCGAGAAGAGGTTTCCGATCTGTGGTACGAGCTAAAAGCCTTTCTTAGAGGGCGTCTCGCCCTGGAAAGAGAGCTCAGAAATCTGGTCCAGTTGGTCGGCAGAGATGGACTTTCCGATAAGGATAAATGGATTCTGTCGTTCGTGGACATATTGAAATCGGTCTACCTCCAACAAAATGCGTTTGACGATGTCGATGCCAGCTCATCTTTGAAAAAGCAGTTTTTCCTTTTGTCCAATCTGAAGAGATTGGACGATATGGTGGTTGGTGCCCTGTCATCGGGAGCCAGACTCGAGGCTATATCTGATTTCCCTATGGTCAGGGACCTTCTCGACCTTCGAGGACAGGATGAGGTATCGATGGACCGTAACTTTTCGTCCTGGATCTCCAAGTTGGAGGAAAAGCTCAAGGCTTCCGTCGTGGAGGTAGAAGATGAAACTCTATAG
- a CDS encoding CBS domain-containing protein — protein MKTIIAEDIMSRDLTAVMSQDRVFDAIHVLYSHGLSGLPVIDDDWRLVGYLSESDILKPTIPTYLEILAQSTFFGNEENLLFQRFGAMKNDLVKDFMQKDPVFVFPDTSIMTVADMMLRKKFKRLPVTEEGKFIGIIDRGAFCEFLMEGGIEGVSPER, from the coding sequence ATGAAAACCATCATAGCTGAAGACATTATGAGCCGAGATCTCACGGCGGTGATGTCTCAAGACCGCGTTTTCGACGCCATCCACGTCCTGTACTCTCATGGGTTGTCCGGTCTTCCCGTTATAGACGACGATTGGAGGTTGGTCGGATACCTGTCTGAGTCGGATATCCTGAAGCCAACCATTCCGACCTACCTTGAGATATTGGCTCAAAGTACGTTTTTTGGAAACGAGGAGAACCTGCTTTTTCAGCGTTTTGGAGCTATGAAGAACGACCTGGTTAAGGATTTTATGCAGAAAGACCCCGTTTTTGTCTTTCCCGATACGAGCATAATGACCGTTGCGGATATGATGCTCAGAAAGAAATTCAAACGTCTTCCCGTGACCGAAGAAGGCAAGTTTATAGGGATAATCGACAGAGGTGCTTTTTGCGAGTTTCTGATGGAAGGCGGTATAGAAGGTGTCTCTCCGGAAAGATAA
- a CDS encoding ATPase, giving the protein MEKAMIALAAALAVGLPAFATAIAQAKIGSAAASTIAEKPETAGTMIILEAIPETMVILGFVVAIMLIIQFA; this is encoded by the coding sequence TTGGAAAAAGCGATGATAGCCCTGGCTGCTGCTCTGGCGGTTGGCCTGCCTGCGTTTGCTACCGCGATAGCTCAGGCTAAAATAGGAAGTGCCGCTGCCAGCACTATAGCGGAAAAGCCGGAGACCGCGGGAACGATGATAATTTTGGAGGCGATTCCCGAGACGATGGTTATATTGGGATTCGTCGTGGCCATAATGCTAATTATTCAGTTTGCGTGA
- a CDS encoding V-type ATP synthase subunit F, which yields MEDPQRTVVLGRRLFIDLWSLLGLEPVSCETPEMLRDCLSRMLDRDDVVCIVVEESWFDRVPVALKTRLERMEKPLWVTLPTLNIEEHME from the coding sequence ATGGAGGATCCGCAGCGAACTGTAGTGTTGGGACGCAGGCTCTTCATAGACCTATGGAGTCTTTTAGGGTTGGAGCCGGTATCATGTGAGACCCCGGAGATGCTAAGAGACTGTCTGTCAAGGATGTTGGACAGAGACGACGTGGTCTGTATCGTCGTCGAGGAAAGCTGGTTCGACAGAGTTCCCGTTGCCCTTAAGACGAGACTGGAGCGGATGGAAAAACCCCTTTGGGTCACCTTACCTACGTTGAATATAGAGGAGCACATGGAATGA
- a CDS encoding V-type ATP synthase subunit E: MAVSDRSDLEDFLSSIRKEGEERLERKRSEIEDRIADMIALRRREVESLMKDMREKQRRKIESMRRESRLKLRGEMQRAVEDIQRELAKKVRIALEKRLDSLTISESDYRASVEALTDEALSVLGEDASFSVSPSLVDCLSRDGRAPLPLDEDGWGGCVAVDREGGAVVDNTFRSRLDKVFQRAIGELAVRFDEVMERHPDVRGRLRLS; this comes from the coding sequence ATGGCCGTCTCTGATAGATCCGATCTGGAGGATTTTCTCTCTTCTATCCGTAAGGAAGGGGAGGAACGCCTGGAAAGAAAGAGATCGGAGATAGAGGATCGCATCGCCGATATGATAGCTCTTCGCAGGCGAGAGGTCGAATCCCTGATGAAGGATATGAGGGAGAAGCAGCGAAGGAAGATCGAGAGCATGAGGCGAGAATCCAGGCTGAAACTAAGGGGAGAGATGCAGAGAGCCGTCGAGGATATCCAAAGAGAGCTTGCAAAGAAGGTGAGAATAGCTCTTGAAAAACGACTGGATTCATTGACGATATCCGAGAGTGACTATCGAGCCTCGGTGGAAGCTTTAACCGATGAGGCTTTGTCCGTTTTGGGAGAGGATGCATCTTTCTCGGTATCCCCCTCTTTAGTGGATTGCCTTTCCCGCGACGGTCGCGCTCCGTTGCCTCTCGACGAAGATGGTTGGGGAGGCTGTGTAGCAGTCGACAGAGAAGGAGGGGCCGTAGTTGACAATACCTTCAGATCCAGGCTCGATAAGGTCTTCCAAAGGGCGATCGGAGAGCTGGCTGTCCGGTTTGATGAGGTCATGGAAAGACACCCTGACGTTCGGGGACGACTACGGCTATCTTAA
- a CDS encoding V-type ATP synthase subunit I: MIRKMIRVAIWGLTSRQREIVSFLHDQGVLHVEHGEAVRITDEEADSLRLLRSKLLGMVESLEWDSWEEIRDEDLNDLGQNLTLPFSQMIEETNESLDHFKKELSSLLEQREEARRLRNKLKGASHISVHFRSFVQSENEANRDVSIWWLRKEQIPKILSEIQSLLVSDHSGRGPVPELHHHVFHIREKESLLAVGVPLEYRGPVNLFLESEGLVSWTPPGCEPGMGLLRCIEYVDEKLNESPKACDYIEETLSSVRAQWGIRLGALFILIDERLEQLVVEQRGKDMGEAFMLEGWLPEDERDLLCEKLKKVFGDDVMVRWRYPTSDEWQVVPTAISNPTLFKPFEIFLKLVSPPSYRGTDPTVMIGIFFPFFAGCIIGDAGYGIILASLAWWIRKRTSNPMVADGAFVLLTMAFWSVIWGVIYGEYFGDVAHRIFGIEPLVVERSHAVVPVLAFSVALGLAHILLGLALGVIEGIKNRSHHVWMERGGNMVIILSMIGALCATKGVIPQSFFSVSMIVLAIGLILLIAGGGVGGLVESMSSFGSILSYVRIGAIGLSSAILAMVASKFVDVLGVSFLGIFIALAIHLLNFVLATAESGLHSARLHYVEFMGTFYSGGDTEYRPFAKKRRRSFNWKKR; this comes from the coding sequence TTGATCCGTAAGATGATCCGAGTCGCCATATGGGGGTTGACCTCAAGGCAGAGAGAGATCGTCTCTTTTCTTCACGATCAGGGAGTTTTGCACGTGGAGCATGGAGAGGCCGTCAGGATAACCGATGAGGAAGCAGACTCTCTGCGTCTCCTCCGGAGCAAACTATTGGGTATGGTCGAATCCCTTGAATGGGATAGTTGGGAAGAAATAAGGGACGAGGATCTAAACGACCTCGGCCAGAATTTGACCTTGCCTTTTTCTCAGATGATAGAGGAAACGAACGAAAGTCTGGACCATTTCAAAAAGGAGTTATCCAGCCTTCTGGAACAGAGGGAGGAAGCTCGACGTCTTAGGAATAAACTTAAGGGAGCCAGCCATATATCTGTGCATTTCAGATCCTTCGTGCAGTCAGAAAACGAGGCGAACAGAGATGTGTCGATATGGTGGCTTCGAAAGGAGCAGATTCCTAAGATCCTATCAGAGATTCAATCCCTCCTCGTATCCGACCATAGTGGAAGGGGCCCTGTCCCCGAGCTTCATCATCACGTCTTTCATATAAGAGAAAAAGAGAGCCTTCTGGCCGTGGGGGTCCCTCTGGAATATAGGGGGCCGGTCAATCTATTCCTGGAATCGGAGGGTCTCGTTTCCTGGACTCCTCCGGGATGTGAACCCGGTATGGGATTGCTCCGATGTATAGAGTACGTGGACGAAAAGTTGAACGAGAGTCCAAAAGCCTGCGATTACATAGAGGAAACTCTCTCCAGTGTTAGGGCTCAATGGGGAATTCGTCTAGGAGCTTTATTCATATTAATAGACGAGAGACTCGAGCAGCTAGTCGTCGAACAAAGGGGAAAGGATATGGGAGAGGCCTTCATGTTGGAGGGCTGGCTTCCCGAGGACGAGCGAGACCTCCTGTGTGAAAAACTGAAAAAAGTCTTCGGTGACGACGTCATGGTTCGTTGGCGATATCCTACCTCCGATGAATGGCAGGTGGTACCCACTGCTATATCGAATCCCACCTTATTCAAGCCTTTCGAGATATTTTTGAAGCTGGTATCACCTCCGAGCTATAGAGGCACTGACCCTACGGTGATGATAGGCATATTCTTCCCCTTCTTTGCAGGATGCATCATAGGGGATGCCGGTTATGGGATTATTTTGGCATCGTTGGCCTGGTGGATAAGAAAGAGGACAAGCAATCCGATGGTAGCCGACGGGGCATTCGTTTTGCTGACCATGGCCTTTTGGAGCGTTATCTGGGGTGTAATCTACGGAGAATATTTTGGAGACGTAGCTCACCGTATTTTCGGCATAGAGCCCTTGGTGGTAGAGAGGTCTCATGCGGTCGTTCCCGTCCTGGCTTTCTCAGTGGCCTTGGGGCTGGCCCATATATTGTTGGGGTTGGCGTTGGGCGTCATAGAGGGGATCAAGAATAGGTCTCACCACGTGTGGATGGAGCGTGGAGGGAATATGGTGATAATCCTCTCTATGATTGGAGCTCTGTGTGCCACTAAAGGGGTTATACCCCAGAGCTTCTTCTCCGTATCTATGATCGTCTTGGCGATCGGCCTGATATTGTTGATAGCCGGAGGCGGGGTTGGAGGGCTTGTCGAATCTATGAGCTCTTTCGGCAGCATCCTCAGCTATGTGAGGATAGGTGCGATCGGTCTTTCCTCGGCCATATTGGCCATGGTTGCGTCCAAGTTCGTCGATGTGTTGGGAGTTTCCTTTTTAGGGATTTTTATCGCTTTAGCGATACATCTGCTAAATTTCGTTTTGGCGACGGCCGAGTCGGGGTTGCATTCCGCCAGGCTTCACTACGTAGAGTTTATGGGTACCTTTTACAGTGGCGGGGACACCGAATATCGTCCTTTCGCAAAAAAAAGAAGGAGGAGTTTCAATTGGAAAAAGCGATGA
- a CDS encoding V-type ATP synthase subunit B: MKLYREGYRNIAGIAGPLLFVRGVKKGGYGELVTVENGKRTRKGQILQIEGDLCVIQLFDGAMGLSTGDTTVWMDRDVVKVPVGMNLIGKILNGRGLDERGEEILFCEDRIPVSGLPINPARRRSPRSFIQTGISTIDVMNTLVKGQKLPIFAGSGLPANEVTTQIVRQAKVRESSQFLVVFAAMGITKRESQYFIESFKRTGAIEKGVFFLNLASDSAAERLLTPRMALTVAEYFAFQKGYDVLVVMTDMLHYCNALREISAAREEVPGRRGYPGYMYSDLADLYERAGSIDGSDGSITQIPIITMPDDDMTHPVIDLSGYITEGQIVLGRDLHDKGIFPPIDVLPSLSRLMNKGIGKDQTVDYHRAMADQLYSAYAKARELVKLRLIVGDDGLTEIEHRYIAFGRSFEENFIDQRGGDRNLEDSLEEAWRALRALPDQELFKLPQNLVSRRER, from the coding sequence ATGAAACTCTATAGAGAAGGTTACAGAAATATAGCGGGTATAGCGGGCCCCTTACTTTTCGTCAGAGGAGTGAAGAAAGGGGGCTATGGTGAACTCGTGACCGTGGAAAACGGAAAACGGACCAGGAAAGGCCAGATACTTCAAATAGAGGGAGATCTCTGTGTCATACAGCTTTTCGACGGAGCCATGGGGCTTTCCACCGGAGATACTACGGTGTGGATGGACAGGGACGTCGTCAAGGTTCCGGTCGGGATGAACCTCATAGGGAAGATTCTGAACGGCAGAGGTCTAGACGAACGGGGCGAAGAGATACTTTTCTGCGAGGATCGAATACCGGTTTCCGGACTTCCCATAAATCCAGCCAGAAGACGTAGCCCGAGATCGTTTATTCAAACGGGAATATCGACGATAGACGTGATGAATACCTTGGTCAAAGGGCAAAAACTGCCCATCTTCGCTGGGTCGGGACTTCCGGCAAACGAGGTAACCACTCAGATAGTCCGTCAGGCCAAGGTGAGGGAGAGCAGCCAGTTTCTGGTGGTCTTCGCCGCCATGGGGATAACGAAAAGGGAGTCTCAGTATTTCATCGAAAGCTTCAAGAGGACCGGAGCGATAGAGAAGGGGGTCTTTTTTTTAAACCTGGCCAGCGATTCCGCGGCGGAAAGGCTTCTGACTCCCAGGATGGCTCTCACCGTGGCCGAGTATTTCGCCTTCCAAAAGGGCTACGATGTGTTGGTAGTAATGACCGATATGCTCCATTACTGCAACGCTTTGAGGGAGATAAGCGCCGCTCGCGAGGAGGTCCCGGGCAGGAGAGGCTATCCCGGATATATGTACTCCGATCTAGCAGATCTGTACGAAAGAGCTGGTTCTATAGACGGTTCCGATGGAAGCATAACCCAGATACCGATAATAACCATGCCGGACGACGACATGACCCATCCTGTTATCGATCTGTCGGGGTACATAACAGAGGGGCAGATAGTTCTGGGAAGGGACCTTCACGATAAGGGTATCTTTCCTCCTATAGACGTTTTACCCAGTCTCAGCCGTCTTATGAATAAGGGTATAGGCAAGGATCAGACGGTGGATTATCACAGGGCTATGGCAGATCAACTTTACTCTGCCTATGCCAAGGCCAGGGAGCTCGTCAAGCTTAGACTCATAGTCGGAGACGACGGTCTGACCGAGATAGAACACAGATACATAGCCTTCGGCAGGTCCTTCGAGGAGAATTTTATCGACCAAAGAGGCGGAGATCGTAACCTGGAGGATTCCTTAGAGGAGGCTTGGAGAGCCCTTCGGGCCCTTCCGGATCAGGAGCTTTTTAAACTGCCCCAGAACTTGGTCTCTCGGAGGGAGCGTTAG
- a CDS encoding V-type ATPase subunit — MRSWKDTLTFGDDYGYLNARLGGEWGYFYPYSFFYGMADKNLEELEQIFLSSPYSSHYRKELATSETSVLERIKRSMAAGSAEKFRKMKNWSPEEGKILMPIISIRADIYNGRALIRKYHSDRAPVIVPKWHDYGFLGGDFFDEIWREGNHVAEAIELCYRLGSPAAFALSEALDVLQSSENLAIAERIYLKGLLSICYGSLKRKNDNYTLVKDYLGRTVDLWNLLIWFRRNSGDSAFPVEYLDGGALLSVNRLEESKTIKSLLRNTQWMEVFISEEDRHSEVGRILQDKFFRWQISQRRKSFMGIGVAMAYMARQIVEWRNMELLAVGLAAELSPERIRTLLWKI; from the coding sequence ATGAGGTCATGGAAAGACACCCTGACGTTCGGGGACGACTACGGCTATCTTAACGCGAGGCTCGGAGGAGAATGGGGGTATTTCTACCCTTATTCCTTTTTTTACGGTATGGCGGACAAAAATTTGGAAGAGTTGGAACAGATCTTCCTTTCGAGCCCTTATTCATCCCACTATCGTAAGGAGTTAGCCACCTCGGAGACGTCGGTTTTAGAGCGCATAAAGAGGTCTATGGCGGCAGGATCGGCGGAGAAATTTCGTAAAATGAAAAACTGGTCCCCCGAAGAGGGGAAGATCTTGATGCCGATCATATCCATAAGGGCCGATATATATAACGGCAGGGCTCTGATAAGAAAGTATCACAGCGATAGAGCTCCTGTTATAGTTCCTAAATGGCACGATTATGGGTTTCTTGGCGGAGATTTTTTCGACGAGATATGGAGAGAGGGGAACCACGTAGCGGAGGCTATCGAGCTGTGTTACCGTCTAGGATCTCCTGCGGCCTTCGCCTTATCCGAGGCATTGGATGTGCTTCAATCGTCTGAAAATCTGGCTATAGCGGAGAGAATTTATCTAAAGGGCTTGCTCTCGATATGCTACGGATCCCTCAAAAGGAAAAACGACAATTACACTCTGGTCAAGGATTACCTTGGTCGGACGGTGGATCTTTGGAATCTTCTCATATGGTTCAGGAGAAACAGCGGAGATTCCGCCTTCCCTGTAGAGTATCTCGACGGCGGAGCTTTGTTGTCCGTGAATCGTCTCGAGGAAAGCAAAACTATAAAATCTCTGTTGCGGAACACCCAGTGGATGGAGGTTTTTATATCGGAGGAAGACAGACATTCCGAGGTCGGGCGAATCTTACAGGATAAATTCTTCAGGTGGCAGATATCCCAGAGAAGAAAGAGTTTTATGGGTATCGGAGTTGCCATGGCTTATATGGCTCGCCAGATAGTGGAGTGGCGAAACATGGAACTGTTGGCCGTGGGGTTGGCCGCAGAGCTTTCGCCGGAGAGGATTCGTACCCTCCTGTGGAAAATTTAG